The following coding sequences are from one Nicotiana tabacum cultivar K326 chromosome 1, ASM71507v2, whole genome shotgun sequence window:
- the LOC142161951 gene encoding uncharacterized protein LOC142161951 → MTGAVIPVEVGEPSLRYSNESGPNNDESRLQNLDEVEERRDMAYVRMVAQKQQAERYYNKKAKVRPLKVGDYVLKAKTQSAKDPNEGKLGTNWDGPYKITAAANKGAFQNVIKSPMYE, encoded by the exons ATGACTGGCGCAGTTATACccgtcgaagtcggagaacctagcCTAAGATACTCCAACGAAAGCGGACCAAATAACGACGAAAGTAGGCTACAAAACCTTGATGAAGTCGaagaacgaagagatatggcttATGTAAGAATGGTAGCTCAAAAGCAACAAGCAGAAAGGTACTATAACAAGAAGGCCAAAGTACGACCACTCAAGGTTGGAGACTACGTTCTCAAGGCTAAAACACAATCAGCGAAAGACCCTAATGAGGGAAAACTGGGAACAAACTGGGATGGGCCATACAAAATCACAGCGGCAGCAAACAAAGGAGCATTCCa GAATGTTATCAAATCTCCAATGTATGAATGA